ATCATTTCAGGCTGAAAGTCGAAGCCGGCGCCAATAGCGCCATCACCCAATATTTTTTCAACCCCGATGCCTATTACCGCTTCGTCGATGACTGCGAAAAAATGGGCCTCGATATCCCCATCGTGCCCGGCATCATGCCCATCACCAACTACAAGAACCTGGCTCGATTTTCCGACATGTGCGGCGCAGAGATTCCCCGCTGGCTGCGCAAGCGTCTGGAAGACTTTGGCGATGACATAGAATCCCTGCGTATTTTCGGCCAACAGACCACCACCCAGCTGTGCAAGAATCTGCTTGAACAGGGTGCGCCCGGCTTGCATTTTTACAGCATGAACCGTGTAGATCCCACACGAGCCATCTGGCGCGCCCTTTTGCAAGACTGAGAGTCAAGACTACGTGCGTAGGCCGGGCTGAGGAATGGAGCCCAACACCCGAAATTTACTGTAGCCTCCATATTCATCTCTTTCTGGTGCTTTCTCCCCGTGTTTTTAACGCGAAAACATCATTGGTGATCGGCCTTCCAATGACAACGTTGATAATCCCTTTGTTGTTACGGTTGGGCCGGCCAGGGGCAGGCAGGCAAAA
This portion of the Gammaproteobacteria bacterium genome encodes:
- a CDS encoding methylenetetrahydrofolate reductase, giving the protein HFRLKVEAGANSAITQYFFNPDAYYRFVDDCEKMGLDIPIVPGIMPITNYKNLARFSDMCGAEIPRWLRKRLEDFGDDIESLRIFGQQTTTQLCKNLLEQGAPGLHFYSMNRVDPTRAIWRALLQD